The following DNA comes from Scomber scombrus chromosome 7, fScoSco1.1, whole genome shotgun sequence.
CTCTGTCTGTTTTAGCTCTGGCCCAGTCTGCACACTCAGTGGCACTGCATGCAGGCATCCTGCTTTCCCATGACTCCCCTCACCCTCTCATGCACTCTGTGGTTTGGGGAATTCACCGTTTCCCAGGGTGGCTGTTTTTGGagctcatctgtgtgtgtatgtgcacatgtgtgtgttaaccATCTGTACGAGCATGTCATTAACACAGTCTATATGTTATACATCATCTGGAACAAATTTATCTAATTTATCCTATGATTGTGTGGTGCCCAAACTTGGAGTgattcatgtgtatgtgtgtgtctgcatgctctGAGCAACCTCACATCATATTGCATTACTCTGACGATGCACTAAGCTTAATGTCTCTGCACATTTGatcttgtgtgcatgtgtctttaCGACTTCAAGAGGCTGATCAAATGCCAAACTATATGTAACCACTTCCCACCCAGCTCTCTGGGTTTGACCACAGTTGACCAAGGTCATCTCACAGTCACACATGAACGCTCGTGTGGACTCCCATCCCTCTcgttcactctgtgtgtgtgtgtgtgtgtgtgtgtgtgtggtggagtaGTACAGTATGGCCAGACATGGCTGTGCATTTAACCCATAGTCAGGGGCAGAAACCGGGTGTAGGAAATGCCAAGTCATACTTTCCGAAACCCACCCGCCCACACCCTGCACGcgcgcacactcacacacagccaTACCGTGCAGACGCACATGACCACAGTCACAAACAGACTTTCTTTCCAGTGTGTGAACTCACATCTGTTTCCTGACAACAATAATAGCTACAGATCGGGCGGGTAGAGGCCCAGCTAACAGGTGTCTGCTCTTTTGACAGTCATGCAGAAACAACCTGGTGAAGTGTCATGAGTAAAAATACGGTTTTTACAAGGTGAAAATGACCTGACCACACACTTACTTGGGCATATAACACTGTTGTGTCACTGGGTGTCTCTGCTTTTTCATCAAAGACATTCAAAGGATGGTTATTTTCCACTACAGCTTGCATGATCAAGGGTTTGCTGTTAAGTATAGGCCTTTATTTGTCTTCACATCAGGTGAGACATGCCTTCCTCCCACACCCGTTAGCATTGTACAAACATCCTGTGGTGTATATCTGTGGCAGATTGATGCTATACTGACATAGTCTGAGGTTAGCAGGAGGGGAGATTCACAATGCAAGCGAAATGCCTGCTAACCATATTAAGGTTAGCCTCAGTCTTGGGCTGCATATATCAACTTAGTAACACAAACTGCCATTCACCTGCAAACCCTACTGATGTGCTAAAATCTGCAGTGCAAATCAATGATAAAAACAGTGTCTACCATACATCAACTGGTGTGATTTTTATGAATTCTTTGTAATCCATTAAATATTAATAGGACTAATTTTATCCACTAATCtatatttaaaattacatatattttttaaaacaactcaAATGCATTCCATTAACAGTATgcaaatttggaaaaaaaataaaaaacttacTTTTGAGAGATTGTGACTGGAAAATGTTTCTAATTTTTTACACTGCACTTTCAGTCATTAAATCAACCAactatatatttaattaatgactgattgAACTGTTACCAACATTAATGCTTGCAGAATTGATTTCCCTGCCTTTCTTTAAAGTATAACAAAGAAAGccaacatgaaaaaacaaaaaagtgttgtTTCTGCTGACTCATGGACCGATATACTGTACACAAAGGTGAGCAGCGGAAGCCATTGAGCAGAGATAAAAGCAGTTACATTATGCAGATTCACATAAACCACTTCCTATACAGTAACTGTGAAtccttctacacacacacacacacacacacacagagttaatgTGTTAAAAGTTTTGAGAAAagaaccacacaaacacatatttaggaaacacacattttacataaatattttacttcattacaAATGATGAGCGAGCAGCAAGCCTGAGACATGATGAGGTCAtttttgaaacattaaataataaataaccatgtgttaaatgtttaaaaggtaaaaatatacttaaaacaaactaaaactcaaaacagcaacacatacagtacaataaatacTGGCAAAAAGAACACGtttgaaataaatgattaactTAAATATCCTAACATGTTGCAGCAATGACACCGTTCTCTTCAGAAGAGatgcaaacacattttgtgCTTATGTGAGATTTTTTAATCAATCGTGGGctcacttttttctctccaggagTCCATCATCACTCAATCACAGGTCTTTGTAAAACACCTTAGTAAGTGAGTATCCCAGAAAGCCTCTCTCTGGTGTCTCCCGCTTCCTGTCTctatcttcttcttcatcagtACCTTCCCCCAGCTGCTGATAACCCAGTTTCCTGAAGAAGGCCTCCCCCACCTTGGAAGGGTAGGGGACATGTGCGTATACTCTGTGTGAGCCagtttccctctccctctgttccAAACTCTGGACAAGATGCCGGCCCAGGCCCTCTCTGCGATACCAGCTGCCTATCACCAGCCTGCAGATCCTCCCTATACCTTTTCGCTGCTCACTCTCACGAAAAATGCAGCCCAGGATGTCTCCCTCACAGTCTGCCACCCACACCTGCCCCGCTTCCCCTTCCCTCTCTGGGGTTATCTTCTCTGTTGATGTATCTTTGTCCTTTTCTTTGGCTCCAATCCTGTGCCTTTGCTGAGTAAAAGAAAGATAATTATCTTTCATGGCTGCTGATTACTGGAACTATTAAAGTGAAAAGAATTTCCAGCAAAGTAGACTAACCTTTTTTGTCACAGGTGGCTTGCCACTGGTCCTGCAGAAGGGATTCTGCAGAGTCTCATCCTGTGTCCCCCTAAAGCTGCTACCCACATAATCCCAGTAGGGGCGGCGGCTGCCCAGAACCCCTGTGGACCGTGGCATGGTGATTTTGAGAAAGATAATTAGCAGGAAGACAGGAATAGCAAGGGCCATGATAAAGGAGTGCACCAGGCAGCGCAGGATTGAAGATAAAACTGCCAGAATGAAAAGGCAGAGTGGACGAGTGAGGATGTGGAGGATGAGACGGTTTTCTGTGCCCTCACAGCCCTCCTGGAAAGACATTGGTGTAATAACAAATAATCAGCACATACCTTACAAGATGCATGTCATGTGCACATGTTTATACCATCTCCACTGGGGGTGGTCTGTGCAAAACTTACTGTACATCATCTGAGTGTGTTGTACAAACCTTGATGAGGGCTTTGACTATTTCAATGTCgtcttccttcatcctcctcatcaccaCTTGATCCAACTCCAGCCTCACCATGTTTAGGCTTTATGCTCTCAACAGGCCACCGTCTGTTCATCCACACCCACACTGTGCAGAGACACCCTGCAAAAACAcgtttaaagaaaacaaaacaatgaacagacataagaaatgtattttaatggttAAACAGCTGAAGATGAAATACCATGTGGGGATGTTTAATACCAAAGCATGCAGGAAATTGACACTGATGTAAATAGACAAATTAGAGTATAGTTATCAGTAATATGACAGAGAGGTTTCAGTTGAAATGGGTCAATGTATTTAATCTTTTACAATGCTCTATGATGGCACAGATGAGGATTATGGATGGTTTGTAGCAACACAAATGGTGTGCATAGTGCACACCATTTGTATGCACACCATTAGTGGTTTCATCAGCACGTTTACTGTGATCATCAAAGGTAGAGTTGAAAGCGAAAAGACCTCGTTCAGATCCTTATATGGTTATTACGAAGAGCTGCGGTCTGTCCTGATCAGACCCCCTTCTCTCGAAAACTCTTGCTCTAAACCCCGGTTCTGCTTACCTCCTGCACCACGCAGCTGACATTAagctgaaagaagaaaataaaaacagtattatCCCTCAGTTTGTTGTGAAGTCCATGTAGGCTTGTCACGTTTGGTCGAGGGTCCACAGCCGTTTCTTAGGAAAGGAGGAATTCTGTATACAGACTTACTCCGCTTTCTCCGCCGTAACACGTCTACAATGCTTCGACCTACGCCATTTACGTACGCAAAATCCGCACTGCGCAAATGCTCTGTGGATAGCAAATGGCGCAAACAAAGCTTCAAACCTGTGtatgtttagtttaaaaaagaattaaaggataggttcacaactTTCCAGGTGTCCATacgaacactgaaagaggttttctgtaatcattcctcatactggctattaaaggTTACTGATTTCCACTTCTACacactggagtgcattatattcaaaagtgttcctaatattttgtccattccattaacatacatgagaggggcaaaatattaggaacacttttgaatataatgcactccagtacaccaccatccaccaccacctcaataataaatttaaagtaaaattacaCTGTCAACAATAACAGAAATTGTATAAGCTTCGTAAATGAAGGAtgtatggcagagctgttgtattggattgcacaTGCACCtaattaagtgtattttttttttatcattgcatgattcacacttaaaaaaataagataaaatctttatgcagcccctcatttcagcctctatctgaaacaggccgtttgaGCTCCTGTCTGAGTTAGCAGTTCCGTCTCAGttcagttatttctgaaaacccGGCATttcctgctgttgctgctttCTATTAAAAGCTTTCAAACAACTAAATAATGGGAGATTTTTATTGtaagaatttacaggaaatgaaacatgttCCTCGTTGAATTAGCAAAGCTTCATTAACTGCGCTAAAAAGTGGTTGACACAACATATGGaaatatttggagctctttgttcagtGGATCCATTcgaaataatgcagggaggaatagtacaaacagaaacagccactgtgatgatgtttgatgaagagctgcagacgacGCCTGCAACAAGTAAACTACTTACTTTACTGTTCtgtgaaatggaaaaacactcacagtgtgCCAGCTCGATTTGAGTCATGGCTCGGTGtgactacccccaaaacaatggaaaaacaccatAATGTAAGCTGTGCTTGGAGCAGATGaccaaataaagaaatatggCACGAGCTGATGTcataagtaaaacaaaaaaacaaaaaactgtttgaAATTGAGCGTTTAGAACAATCTGAAGCCTaagctttttgctcacaggaaTAACTTCTACATACGTTTACTGCATTATTTGACACTTGGCCAGGTTTAATATAGacatctgacattgtaacattacatatatatgactgaaaatgaggaaaagcatAACAGGTCCCCTTTAAAGGCGACCGGTGACAGGGCTTAGCACCTCTACACACAGAGaacggagcagaggagagacagacagtggtGGAAACGCTACACAGTGGTTCGATGTCAGGACGCAAATCTGTCATAGCACAGACTTCTAAAGGTTAGGTAACACTATCCTCAGCGGTGTCCATCACAATTTACAGGTGAGTTTTACCAACCTACACTAGGCTCCAATCTCTTACCTGTGGTTGGCCTGGGTGTGTGTCACTCAGAAAACAGCCATGTCATCCAATCTGAAGAGAGGctgagtgagacagacaggctTGTACAGCTGTAACTAGGTGCTTTTGACAatacaaaacatgcaaatgtccacaaaatgaaaatattgaacAATAAATCATCCCCTTCAAATGTTCTTTCAATGTTAGTGATGAAGGACAAAATCTATAATGtgtccacagtcattttgtgcaaaaattcatgtaaaagtttatctgaagcgtATATGAGGCTTTAGCAATCTCAGCTAGTCATATCAGGTGGATATGTGCCACATTCACAGTCTGTTTAACACAAAATCCCAGCCTTTTGTTTCCTTTGGACAGTGTTTtgcctgttgagctgcagtggaattaaagaaacaaacagaggGACTTTTGAACTAAAAAGACAGCAGacttgtggattttgtctcccattatttacattataagtTCATCTTGAAGGGATTTTCTTATtgccagtatgaacaagaggaatgatcatggccaaaaaaaaagaaagaaaaacaatttcagtgttcatttggagacctgactgttgttttagggcAGACGTTacaaaattgtgaacctatcctttaaaggaagcaaaaaaagggaaacaattAAAGGTATTAAcagatttattaataattatcttaattattactattactattaacACTATGAAGAAAGTGGACCATGTACATGTattcacaaaaatgtatttacttaatAAACAAACTGCCAATGACAGTATCATTTAAACTAATATATTTAGGAATATTCCAAGGTCCATGTACAGCCTATTTGAATGTATAACATTTCTAGTATGTGGCACCATGGCATTACAACACAGTACTCATCTAACTGCATGTTCTTGCTCAGTTCCAGGAGACCTCAAACTGACTAAAGTGCTAACACACCGAGCCCACAAATAGTGAGGcattcattcacacatacagtttcttcttctcaaacacacatgcagatttCATTTAGTTAGAGAACTGCATCTCTTTAGAGTTAGGCATATGTCCATTTCTCACTGTATCTTCAGTTGATGTTTGTACCTCTGAACTGTTCATAGAGTTGTGTTCTTTTACAGACTTTTCCTTTGCCTCTGCTGTTCCACTCTCGTATTTCACTTCACTAGTCTGTGAGATTTCCCCTTCCActcctctctctatccttcCCTCTCTTAAGCTACTGGTGCTGACCTCGATTATGAcaatttcctctcctccttctagTTGAAAGATACTTTCCATGGCTCCTCCACCCTCAGTAATCCTACCGTTTGCAGAACTGCAACCTGCCCCTCCTTCTCCCATCATTCCCCCTTCACCTTCAATCAGGGCTATCATCTGCATACCCTCCTCGGTTTCCTGTTCTATCTTGGtctcaccaccaccactcaGTTCAAACACCACCTCCTGCCCATCAAGGGGCACCAAACCTTGGGTAGGTGTGCAGGAAATCTGCAGGCTGTTGTCTTGCCCTTGGCTGAAGGTAGCACTGGATGGACCACTATTGTCCTGCGCTTCAGTGTGGAAATGAAGGACATAGGACTCTCTCTGGCTGCCAtcctctcctgtctgtctctcaccctgCTTTTCTCCACCCCAGTCACGCAGAAGTGACATCATCCCTCCTTTATCTccccctttttctccctctccttgtCCATTGGTCTTGAACTGCAACACAAGTGATTTTCCCTCCCCACCCAATCCTCCATCCACTGTCTCTCCTGATGCATCTCCTTCAAACTGCAACACATATGACTCTCCACCCTCCCCGATATTCATTCCCTCCTTCGCCTGTTCTTCATtatcaaaacataaaacaaactgtTTCCCTGTCATGGACTCTcctgtccttacttcctccaGAGTGGTTGGCGGTTTCCCTTCATGGGTAGCAAGAGTAGAAACTGATGCTGTGGCTGCTGTGGTGGCTggtgtaaccatggtaacagatAATGGGGATCCTGAGGTATCCACTGCTGGGGCTACAGTGGTGGAAGTTGACAGATTTGAGACAGTAGTGCAAGATACTGACAGGGGACAGTGGGATGCTGTAGATACAGATGATGGTAGTGATTCAGTGGTGGTGTTAGCAGCAGTAATACTCTGCCTCTCTGTGACATTGGTTACATTACAGTTTGTCACTGATACATCTCTGCCTGTAGTCTGACTAACAAGACCTGTTACAGATTTCTGAAGAGTAGTTTTTGGTTTGCGTCCCCGTCTGCCCCTTGCTGTCCGTGTGCTTTTCCCTAGTATGGGCTTGGTCAGTAGAGAGTTggctgagagtgtgtgtgttggcgtggCAACAGCAGTGTTtgcattgttattattgttggtGATTATGATCCTGgtttgctgttgttgctgtgacACAGTTGAAAACTGGGGCATGGGAGTCTGTGTTTGGTTTAGGACAGGCTGGAGTGCTTGGAGAGTCTGAAGCATAGGGAGAGTCTGAGGTTCTGGGGCAGGTGGAGGGTTGTTTGCTGTAGGGACGAGAATCAAGCTTGATTGGCTGCCATTGGTGGAAGGGCACTGGAGGAGAAGGAAGTTTTGGGGCTGGgacggtggtggtggtggcggaggaggtgggggggcagGTGGAGGGGACGTTAGAGGAATGAGCTGCAGGCCGCTGGCTGTCTGAATCATGAAGTAGTTCTGGGAGGTGTTGGGGGGAATATTAAGTGCTGGTTGGGACACAATCAGGCTGCCACTGTTTCCTGAGGCTTCCAGGGTGATGGGGTTGAGCAGAGTTGTGGTGGTGGTTACTCCTCCAACACTGGCTTTTACAGCCACACCGTCTTTACCTCCACCACCAGGGCAGGGCAGGGGAACACCACTGCCATGGGTTCTAATGTGCCTCTGCAAGTAGGAGTGCATGACGAACTCTTTCGAGCAGTACGGGCATTTGAAGTCCTTGCGTGAGGAGTGTGTGCGAAGGTGGAGCTGGAGGTTGGAGGAGTGCGTAAAGCTTTTATTGCAATGTGTGCACTGAAAGGGTCTCTCACCAGAATGGGTGCGTTCATGCTGCAAACAgaaattcaaaaaaacaaaaacaaagaggtAAAGGAAGAGAAATGGAGAAAGTAGTATTAATTGGTATAgtaacatattttaaacacaaagGAATACGATATGAATGAAATCACAGCTGAATGAGTACAGGTTCATTCAGACCTGTTTGAGGTTTGACGTCTGGGAGAAAGACTTGGAGCAAATGGAGCAGGTATGTGGCCGCAGTCCTGAGTGCATCTGACTGTGTCTACGCAGGCAGCTGGTGTTCTTGAAGGACTTGCCACACTCCTTACACACATAAGGCCTCTCGCCTGTGTGCTGCCGCAAGTGGTACTGGTAGTGAGAACTCCATTTGAATGTGAGAGGGCAGTGAGGGCATTGGAAGGCCCGTACGCCTGTGTGTACCTAGGAAAGGAGTAAGTGGAAAAAATTAGTTCATAGTTCATGTTGAAAAAATTTGGGATTTTACAAGTTCATTATTAGTTGTGTTTCACCACTACAACTGTATTTTGGTGTCTTATAAGGGCATGACATGTGCATgacacaataaataattaactaattaGCTTTGTAAGGTTAAGTATTTTGTGAATATTTCATACGCCATCAACCACTAACATTAGTGCACAGCTGCAATGAACTCCTGCACTAGCAAACAAGCCGACTAACCAACACGCACTGTTTCACTTAACAAAACTTCAGCCAACTCTGGTCGGGTTAAGAAAATATCCCAGTCCTTGGTCTGTTAAATTTCAAAAGCCCTGCAGCCGTACAGAGTTGTGGATAACGGTGGGTTTCCCTGCTACTAGTGTTGCTGCAAAGAGGATGTCCCCCACTATTGTATACAGAAAGTTAGTGACAGCGCAGTGGCGTACTTCTTTTCTGTTACTCCAACACTAAGATATTTAGCCAGTGTTGCTGATCAGTAAGTAACACTTTCCTTTTAAtattctcatacaggcagaAGACTAACATACTCTCAAATTATTGTATCCAACTTTTGAAATGAGAAAGCTGTCTTATTGCTTTCTTAGATGAGTTGGCTTAACTGCCATTCAGGTTTACAATGTAGTGGACTCTGTGGTTTGGCACACAATGAATTACAGTGAGACCCTGAAACTAGTTTcctgtttttctatttaatgaGACAAGAAATGATTCAGAAACTTCAGAATCCTTAGACTAAAAATCAGAATCAAATCAAACTGCAACATTCCCAAATATTCCCACCCTCTAATAGCTACTTAGCCACAAGATAAATAACTATGGATTGTGTAATTGCACTGAAAagatatgtttttattgattgacTGCATTCTGTAAAGGTGTGTACAATACTAAAGAGTCACAATTCCTGTAAACTAGAGGAATGTAAAGATCTACAGTGACAGTGATGAATGCAAATTCCTTGAGAAGAGTGAGCCTTACCCTCTGGTGgatagagagcagagaggaccTCTTGAAGCTCTTTCCACACTCAGTGCAACGGTAAGGCCTTTCCCCAGTATGATCCCTCATGTGGTACTTTAGACCAGATGAACCTTTAAAAGCTTTTCCACACTCTGAACAGCGATATGGCCTCTCTGTATGAAAGATTTGTGAAAGCGATAAATCATTTTAGTTAATAATAAtcaagaaacagaaacacaaggaaGATCAATACGAAATTCCTTGGTTATTAAACAAAGTGGTGTTTGATCAAGTGTGACAAGCCGTGTATTATGGGAATTTCAGGTGCAGCTGAAATGCATCATACACCAAATCGCTTAAGCAAAATGCTCAAACTCAAGCTTCCAATTCTGTAGTTGATTTCTAAATATGAATCTCTGCCAAACTGTTGTTCTTTGTCtgttctgctgttttaaagtctgtacctccagcaggAGTGCTCTTGTTAGCTCCTGTCTTTTTGGTGGCTTTGGCAGGTTTGGTCGGCTGTTCCTCGTGCTCTTCATTGACAGTTATGATGTCAACATGGAtcttcctttgtccttcctgCTGCTTGTCAGCCTGACTGGGAGAAGATGGAAGCGGGAGAGAcaaggaaagggaaggaggacATACtatctctgcctctgcctcGGCCAGGAGACGTTGCTCAGGGGTGTGTGAGTGTTGGTGGGTGAGCAATgaagagagaaggggaaaggAACGGTCACAGGCGGAGCAGCTGAACTGGGAACGTGACTGGGATGAGAGAGAGTGCATCTGCACAAACAGAGGATGAACACAATAGGTAAGGATTATTTTAAGACTGATAAATcaaactgcaatatattattgttAGTACTCAATATACAGTTCTGCACTGAAATTTTGCATAACAGTATCAATCATAGagcaattaaaacaattattcttACCAGTGATACATGTCTATTGAGGCCTCCACTGGTCTTGAAGGTCTTATTGCAGTAGCCACACGACAGCCCTGCCCATGTGGTTCTGGCCTCTGCCTGAACGGACTCAGAGCTCTGAGTCACCTCAGTGAAGCTCTGCAGCAGGTCAAACTGGGCCTGGGTGGTGCCCACATTCTGAGGACAAACCAAAGGAAGTAATACATACCATCAGATCTAACTCTTGCACTTTGTAACTGATGATGAGGGATTTTTTAGTGCTAGATATATAATCCACACATTTCatactgcagtattttaatttaatatgagAAGGTTTTATTCTTCTCTTCGTGTATTCATCACTCACTGCATTGCCTCCATCTGCTCCCTCTGTCAGTCCGAGAAGCACCTCTGTCGTGTGTCCACTTTCAGCAACTGTGGTCGTCTCGACCACCTCCTCAAAGTCTGCCAGCAGGTGGCTGGCTCCCACCAGCCCATCCCCAACCTCCATCCCTGCCCCATGCCCTGCTTCCCCACCGGCCCTGTGTTCTTCTGGAGCCATGTGGATGGCTTGATGCTCCTCTAGCTCTGTTCGTGTGCCAAAGGTGTGGCTGCAGCTGCCACAGCTGTACAGCAGCACACTGGCCCCGGTGTCCATGCTCAGGTGAACCTCTGTCCCAATGGCCCTGGACGCACAAACATTCTCCCCAGAGGAGGTGAGGGTGAGCTGGGGGAGAAGGTTTGGATTCTGGCCAGATGAGGTGGTTGACAGGAAcacttcctccatccccaccCCTACTCCATCAGTTCCTGCCTGGCTCACAAAACCCACCATGTCTGTCAACATGGACGATGTCACTTCCTCTGCCCCTACCACCACCTCCACTATATCATTTCTGTTCTGTGGATcctctcccctctttccttctttccctcctgcATTGAGGTTGGAGTGAGAGTTCTTGTGCAGAGCCAGGTTTGATGAGTGTGTGAAGCTACGACCACACTCACTGCAGACGTAGGGCCTCTCGCCTGTATGTATCCTCATGTGCTGCCTCAGGTTGGTAGACTGAGTGAAGGATTTGTTACACACCGAGCAGGTGTAAGGCTTGAGACCGAGATGGACATTCTTGTGTCGTCTCAGACTGCTTGAGTTCTTAAAGGCCTTGGGGCAAGTGTCACAGGGGTATGGGCACTCTCCAGTGTGCTGGCGCAGGTGATACTGGTAATGAGAACTCCATTTAAAGGTCAGGGGACAATAGGGGCACAAAAAGGTACGCACTCCAGTGTGGACACTCTGATGAACCTagggatggagagaaagacacaaaaatatgaaattcctctcaaatgttgacatttttctttactcaaaaaaccgcaaaacaaaccaaaaaaaaaaaaacatggtttgAAATCCCACCTGGAGTAGAGATGAGCGTTTGAAGGCTTTGCCACAGTCCTTACATTCGTAAGGCTTCTCCCCTGAGTGAGACCTGTGACAGAAAAGTAACTATTGAGGTGGAACAGCATAATTAATTATGCACAATCATTACATGTGTGAAACATAATCACTACAGCAATACATTGTGGTACACTCTCTTTTGGTAAATTTAATGCAGTGGTACCAAATATAGGTTTGATTTTTATGAAGGGtataaattatgtaaatatttttactgctttaaatttttttttaaacaaatagtAAAATCAGGCAGATGTGGGTCCAGTCTTTCCTTCAGAATTTTTTCTTGGACAGTATTGTATTAAAGGTGTGACATGACACGCCTACAATTAAAGTCTGTGTGTCTCCTCCAATCTCACAGGTCAGAGTTCACATTTTAACCCACTCCGACCAGACGTTCTGACGAGAAGTAATTATTCCAGCAACATACATTCAATACATTTCTAACATATACACTGTGTAATACAGTTGCTGTTAACCATTTTGGAATTGTGACAACTCATTTGTTATGGGAACTGAGTGAGAATGCAGACTAATGTGACCAAACCTTGACACCTTTGGCTAACTGATTGCCATTT
Coding sequences within:
- the nat14 gene encoding probable N-acetyltransferase 14, with the translated sequence MVRLELDQVVMRRMKEDDIEIVKALIKEGCEGTENRLILHILTRPLCLFILAVLSSILRCLVHSFIMALAIPVFLLIIFLKITMPRSTGVLGSRRPYWDYVGSSFRGTQDETLQNPFCRTSGKPPVTKKQRHRIGAKEKDKDTSTEKITPEREGEAGQVWVADCEGDILGCIFRESEQRKGIGRICRLVIGSWYRREGLGRHLVQSLEQRERETGSHRVYAHVPYPSKVGEAFFRKLGYQQLGEGTDEEEDRDRKRETPERGFLGYSLTKVFYKDL
- the znf628 gene encoding uncharacterized protein znf628 — its product is MANSVATLVVQAELLPPQSTASLSPFPSLLGSGEDGEDDRETGELVDGDKGVVEGGEEVVLDMVTSSVSGPAQQPEQSDHPFQCLDCGKSFRWSSRLTHHQRSHNNERPYRCNLCPKAFKGSSALLYHQRSHSGEKPYECKDCGKAFKRSSLLQVHQSVHTGVRTFLCPYCPLTFKWSSHYQYHLRQHTGECPYPCDTCPKAFKNSSSLRRHKNVHLGLKPYTCSVCNKSFTQSTNLRQHMRIHTGERPYVCSECGRSFTHSSNLALHKNSHSNLNAGGKEGKRGEDPQNRNDIVEVVVGAEEVTSSMLTDMVGFVSQAGTDGVGVGMEEVFLSTTSSGQNPNLLPQLTLTSSGENVCASRAIGTEVHLSMDTGASVLLYSCGSCSHTFGTRTELEEHQAIHMAPEEHRAGGEAGHGAGMEVGDGLVGASHLLADFEEVVETTTVAESGHTTEVLLGLTEGADGGNANVGTTQAQFDLLQSFTEVTQSSESVQAEARTTWAGLSCGYCNKTFKTSGGLNRHVSLMHSLSSQSRSQFSCSACDRSFPLLSSLLTHQHSHTPEQRLLAEAEAEIVCPPSLSLSLPLPSSPSQADKQQEGQRKIHVDIITVNEEHEEQPTKPAKATKKTGANKSTPAGERPYRCSECGKAFKGSSGLKYHMRDHTGERPYRCTECGKSFKRSSLLSIHQRVHTGVRAFQCPHCPLTFKWSSHYQYHLRQHTGERPYVCKECGKSFKNTSCLRRHSQMHSGLRPHTCSICSKSFSQTSNLKQHERTHSGERPFQCTHCNKSFTHSSNLQLHLRTHSSRKDFKCPYCSKEFVMHSYLQRHIRTHGSGVPLPCPGGGGKDGVAVKASVGGVTTTTTLLNPITLEASGNSGSLIVSQPALNIPPNTSQNYFMIQTASGLQLIPLTSPPPAPPPPPPPPPPSQPQNFLLLQCPSTNGSQSSLILVPTANNPPPAPEPQTLPMLQTLQALQPVLNQTQTPMPQFSTVSQQQQQTRIIITNNNNNANTAVATPTHTLSANSLLTKPILGKSTRTARGRRGRKPKTTLQKSVTGLVSQTTGRDVSVTNCNVTNVTERQSITAANTTTESLPSSVSTASHCPLSVSCTTVSNLSTSTTVAPAVDTSGSPLSVTMVTPATTAATASVSTLATHEGKPPTTLEEVRTGESMTGKQFVLCFDNEEQAKEGMNIGEGGESYVLQFEGDASGETVDGGLGGEGKSLVLQFKTNGQGEGEKGGDKGGMMSLLRDWGGEKQGERQTGEDGSQRESYVLHFHTEAQDNSGPSSATFSQGQDNSLQISCTPTQGLVPLDGQEVVFELSGGGETKIEQETEEGMQMIALIEGEGGMMGEGGAGCSSANGRITEGGGAMESIFQLEGGEEIVIIEVSTSSLREGRIERGVEGEISQTSEVKYESGTAEAKEKSVKEHNSMNSSEVQTSTEDTVRNGHMPNSKEMQFSN